From a single Nostoc sp. MS1 genomic region:
- a CDS encoding Fur family transcriptional regulator, with translation MQQQAISTKPIRSLEDALERCQTLGMRVSRQRRFILELLWQANEHLSAREIYDRLNQQGKDIGHTSVYQNLEALSSQGIIESIERCDGRLYGNISDSHSHVNCLDTNQILDVHIQLPEDFIQEVEQRTGVKITDYSINFYGYRHPQVEE, from the coding sequence ATGCAGCAACAGGCAATATCTACAAAACCAATTCGTTCTCTAGAAGATGCACTTGAGCGGTGTCAGACGTTAGGAATGCGCGTCAGTCGCCAGCGCCGCTTTATTCTAGAATTGCTATGGCAAGCAAATGAGCATCTTTCTGCTAGAGAAATTTACGATCGCCTCAATCAACAAGGTAAAGATATCGGACATACATCTGTATATCAAAACCTAGAGGCATTATCCAGCCAAGGTATTATCGAGAGTATTGAACGTTGTGATGGGCGTTTATACGGTAATATCAGTGACTCTCATAGCCATGTCAACTGTCTGGATACTAACCAAATTTTAGATGTACACATTCAGCTACCAGAAGATTTTATCCAAGAAGTGGAACAAAGAACAGGAGTCAAGATTACAGATTACAGCATCAACTTTTATGGATATCGCCATCCTCAAGTTGAGGAGTAG
- a CDS encoding pentapeptide repeat-containing protein: MNLSIRHWLTERQIDINHIKTCTSGQLAGIAHRMVQDMEFKSLMPLDICTLAEVLQLPLGTVEQEIAVLASLTENLLRSLSQKKALKRNEGTWLAFQIAYLLALEQVLLQEEQLQRTWLNFARIPAQTKIITLNPQLQGFLKTLSSGKLSDTQAEQALSSVADSLLVQQMNNATEAWFVANGAEEFVAKLITQRLNNALPGYLLKIIAQNPTPLAQLQKFFSLGTLGDISTIDLYRENYRACLLQTLSTPLLMEYFSLKDVYIPLVGIPQELNYGKPVDLKTWVEQQLIDLETITVIESEPGYGKTSICQIWAAEVALKLYPTWLPVVICLRDIQYGKTLLETLNSGFTFNSHINLAKWLEQAHPQCVLLLDGLDELPPSPGGNRAKAIFLQQLMQFQAQGQHKIVLTSRTTTVQEIIAETPLQWQRITIQPLEVNELKQWFQKWALVQSLPTAQNFFTFLKQAGLFTPKSHLSELTYLVHQPLMLYLLAVLHRDGLLDDEILQKNYRPTLLWEIYSRLRRWLLGYPLSGEMNALLTRPGMAHIHRTPEAIANLLSHYHPQELLEQIQAIALKILHSDRHQISLNETVDTNTLPSLYFRYSVSCHSARNTDKQLTIKIQFSHPKLGEYLCAEALANQLQKLIQYQTDVYGTETFILENPSSVAEHLYYLLGYGIITQEIEELVIATLQTQQKSNLLQRLESFWRAWCQGRWLDAGVAHKILPYFHNLQNLVNVEQVNTNVGVNTFLLLAAIYRDIQVSFCPCGNRENLHEFYPETMLMLLAKASVLSNNLTKRICSQSLAKINLSGAFLSQIVLTGANLEQANLSNAVLVNANLTDANLTGANLTGANLTGVNLESVNLTNACLCDAILTEADREIAKLNGALFSVEQFQVMKSLLFKQSHISDFDTTDETQFWNQNIIDTGLIESLEGEPMMPTLSYEC; the protein is encoded by the coding sequence ATGAACCTCAGTATCCGGCATTGGTTGACAGAACGTCAAATTGATATAAACCATATAAAAACATGTACATCAGGGCAATTAGCAGGTATTGCTCATCGTATGGTTCAGGATATGGAATTTAAAAGCCTGATGCCGTTAGATATTTGTACCTTAGCAGAAGTATTACAATTACCATTAGGCACAGTTGAGCAAGAAATTGCTGTGCTGGCTTCATTAACTGAAAATCTTCTGCGTAGCCTCAGCCAGAAAAAAGCACTCAAACGTAATGAAGGTACTTGGTTAGCATTCCAAATTGCTTACCTGTTGGCATTAGAACAAGTTTTACTCCAAGAAGAACAACTACAAAGAACTTGGCTTAATTTTGCCAGAATACCTGCCCAAACAAAAATAATTACTTTAAATCCTCAACTCCAAGGTTTCTTAAAAACTCTCTCTTCTGGCAAATTAAGCGATACTCAAGCTGAACAAGCACTTTCTTCTGTTGCAGATTCCTTATTGGTGCAACAAATGAATAATGCTACTGAAGCTTGGTTTGTTGCTAATGGTGCGGAGGAATTTGTAGCCAAACTCATAACGCAGCGTTTAAACAACGCACTTCCAGGCTATCTATTAAAAATCATTGCTCAGAATCCTACACCTCTAGCCCAACTACAAAAATTTTTCAGCTTAGGCACTTTAGGCGATATTTCCACCATCGACTTATACAGAGAAAATTATCGAGCCTGCTTACTGCAAACTCTCAGTACACCGTTACTGATGGAGTATTTTTCCCTCAAGGATGTCTATATTCCTCTGGTTGGCATACCTCAAGAACTTAACTATGGCAAGCCAGTTGATTTAAAAACATGGGTAGAACAACAATTAATTGATTTAGAAACTATTACTGTAATTGAATCAGAACCAGGCTATGGTAAAACCAGCATCTGTCAAATTTGGGCGGCGGAAGTAGCGTTAAAGCTTTACCCGACTTGGCTACCAGTGGTGATTTGCTTACGGGATATTCAGTATGGAAAAACTTTACTAGAAACTCTCAATTCTGGTTTTACATTTAATAGTCATATCAATTTAGCTAAATGGTTAGAGCAAGCACATCCTCAATGTGTTTTATTACTAGATGGATTAGATGAACTTCCCCCCTCTCCTGGTGGAAATAGGGCAAAAGCAATTTTTCTCCAACAGTTGATGCAATTCCAAGCTCAAGGACAACATAAAATTGTATTGACTAGTCGCACGACAACGGTGCAGGAAATTATTGCCGAAACACCTCTACAATGGCAACGAATAACAATTCAACCACTAGAAGTTAATGAACTAAAGCAATGGTTTCAAAAATGGGCTTTAGTTCAGTCTCTACCTACTGCCCAAAACTTTTTTACATTCTTAAAACAGGCAGGATTATTTACTCCTAAATCACACTTATCAGAGCTTACTTATCTAGTGCATCAACCATTAATGTTGTATTTATTGGCTGTTCTGCACCGTGATGGATTATTAGATGATGAAATATTACAAAAAAACTATCGCCCTACCCTGCTTTGGGAAATTTATTCCCGCTTGAGGCGATGGTTGCTAGGCTATCCTTTGTCTGGAGAAATGAACGCATTGCTAACACGCCCAGGAATGGCTCATATTCACCGTACACCAGAAGCGATCGCCAATTTACTATCACATTATCATCCCCAAGAATTGCTCGAACAAATTCAGGCGATCGCTCTCAAAATTTTACATAGCGATCGTCATCAAATTAGTTTGAATGAGACAGTAGATACAAATACCTTACCCTCTTTGTATTTCCGTTATTCTGTCAGTTGTCACTCAGCAAGAAATACTGACAAACAACTGACGATTAAAATACAATTTTCTCACCCCAAATTAGGGGAATATCTCTGTGCTGAAGCTTTAGCTAATCAATTACAAAAATTAATTCAATATCAAACTGATGTGTATGGAACAGAAACATTTATCTTAGAAAATCCTAGCAGTGTTGCCGAACATCTCTACTATTTACTAGGTTACGGCATTATCACACAAGAAATAGAAGAATTAGTCATTGCCACTTTACAAACTCAGCAAAAGTCAAACCTATTACAACGGTTAGAGTCTTTTTGGCGTGCTTGGTGTCAGGGACGTTGGTTAGATGCAGGAGTGGCTCACAAGATACTACCCTATTTTCACAACTTACAAAACCTAGTGAATGTTGAGCAAGTAAATACAAATGTGGGTGTGAATACATTTTTATTGCTTGCTGCTATTTATCGAGATATACAGGTTAGTTTTTGCCCTTGTGGTAATCGAGAAAATCTTCATGAGTTTTACCCTGAAACAATGCTGATGTTATTAGCTAAAGCATCAGTTTTGTCAAATAATTTAACTAAGCGTATTTGCTCACAATCTTTAGCTAAAATTAATCTCTCAGGCGCATTTTTATCGCAAATCGTCTTAACTGGGGCGAATCTTGAACAGGCAAATTTGTCTAACGCAGTTTTAGTAAATGCCAACTTAACAGATGCTAACTTAACTGGTGCTAACTTAACTGGTGCTAACTTAACTGGGGTGAATTTAGAAAGCGTCAATCTCACCAACGCTTGTTTATGTGATGCTATCCTTACCGAAGCTGATAGAGAAATAGCCAAACTCAACGGTGCGTTATTCTCTGTAGAACAATTTCAAGTAATGAAAAGTTTATTGTTTAAACAATCACATATTAGTGATTTCGATACCACAGACGAAACGCAGTTTTGGAATCAAAACATTATCGATACAGGCTTAATTGAAAGCTTAGAAGGTGAGCCAATGATGCCTACGTTGAGTTATGAGTGCTAG
- a CDS encoding DUF3685 domain-containing protein: MSDRPLQLLLVDQDPIFRLGLRVALEAIPHLQVVSELETDTAALQILAQLAQIDPNQVDLVVLELGNSRSIDSQQQGLQLCQQLKATYPSLPILLLSSISEAGILMAAKAAGVQGYCPKGTPITELVTAIEAVASGNSYWLTERVSRENPSVVAPAPRFPLVLWRQNLRLSGMSYIDAALQEVTAQLQTPGLPILERAILAGRRRELLASRWLVNQLLTLPQEQQQLPTSNVGEVKATVSIVPPPTPTITTSNSQQTSTSPPLLSPRALQANLFASCINKLQFPLHNVSPSVLEIDILREDKKRELLYLILQKLAQQLDALRNAQITINQLPDLPPVILYDLWQAVVTDFFGKFSRVQVGNRNLEIVTVLLQNPGVVQTAILNKIPLVSDLLSYLLFQTDLIVEHTSYPAGSSEANFHAEILLENLLIQVANSVMQPLLNYLADIEEIKQDFYIKTLMSTRELERFRNDLSWKYRLNNYVNEAKAIFESRYELLVFASRGIAQVSIYAPRNAELAQLSGLPLAVTLGLEFRDAIAPRLQSLLSIIGSGIVFVLTQIVGRGLGLVGRGILQGIGSVSFDKNFKRNKERGE; this comes from the coding sequence ATGAGCGATCGCCCCTTACAATTATTATTAGTAGATCAAGATCCTATCTTTCGTCTTGGACTACGGGTAGCGTTGGAAGCGATACCTCATTTACAAGTGGTATCAGAGTTAGAAACAGATACAGCCGCCTTACAAATACTTGCCCAGCTTGCCCAAATTGATCCCAATCAAGTGGACTTGGTAGTTTTAGAATTAGGCAATAGTCGCTCAATTGATAGTCAGCAGCAAGGTTTACAACTCTGTCAGCAATTAAAAGCTACATACCCCTCATTACCAATTTTGCTCCTCAGTTCAATTTCCGAAGCGGGAATACTTATGGCAGCAAAGGCTGCTGGTGTTCAAGGTTATTGTCCTAAAGGTACTCCCATTACTGAATTAGTCACAGCTATAGAAGCCGTCGCATCTGGTAATTCCTACTGGTTGACTGAAAGGGTGAGTAGAGAAAATCCTTCGGTTGTTGCACCCGCGCCTCGTTTTCCTTTGGTTTTATGGCGGCAAAATTTACGTTTATCGGGGATGAGTTATATTGATGCTGCGCTGCAAGAAGTCACAGCACAATTACAAACTCCTGGCTTACCAATATTAGAAAGAGCAATTCTCGCAGGGAGACGGCGAGAACTTTTAGCAAGTCGTTGGTTAGTGAATCAATTGCTAACTTTACCGCAAGAACAACAGCAGCTACCAACCTCCAATGTAGGGGAAGTTAAAGCTACAGTTTCAATAGTACCTCCACCAACGCCTACCATTACTACTTCCAACTCACAACAGACATCAACATCGCCACCACTTCTCAGTCCTAGAGCTTTACAAGCTAATTTATTTGCCTCTTGTATTAACAAGCTGCAATTTCCTTTGCATAATGTTTCACCTTCCGTTTTAGAAATTGATATCTTGCGTGAAGATAAAAAACGAGAACTACTATATTTAATTCTGCAAAAACTAGCTCAACAATTAGATGCTTTACGTAATGCCCAAATTACAATCAATCAATTGCCGGATTTACCACCTGTAATCCTATATGATTTATGGCAAGCAGTAGTTACAGATTTCTTTGGTAAATTTTCCAGAGTACAAGTAGGCAACCGCAATCTAGAAATTGTCACAGTGTTATTACAGAACCCCGGAGTTGTACAAACAGCGATTCTTAATAAAATTCCTTTAGTATCAGACTTATTATCTTATTTACTATTTCAAACAGATTTAATAGTCGAGCATACCTCTTACCCAGCAGGCAGTTCGGAAGCTAATTTCCATGCAGAAATATTATTAGAAAATTTATTAATTCAAGTAGCCAATAGTGTAATGCAACCACTATTAAATTACTTGGCAGATATAGAAGAAATTAAACAAGATTTCTACATCAAGACATTAATGTCAACACGGGAACTGGAACGTTTTAGAAATGATTTATCGTGGAAATACCGCTTAAATAATTACGTCAACGAAGCCAAGGCAATTTTTGAAAGCCGCTATGAACTTTTAGTGTTTGCATCCCGTGGTATTGCTCAAGTTTCGATTTACGCTCCCCGTAACGCAGAACTAGCACAACTATCTGGACTACCTTTAGCAGTAACATTAGGACTAGAATTTCGAGATGCGATCGCTCCTCGTTTACAATCCCTATTATCTATTATT